One segment of Pirellulales bacterium DNA contains the following:
- the rpmE gene encoding 50S ribosomal protein L31 translates to MKKGIHPKYVTTVVKCGCGNTFTTRSTVAEMKVDICNACHPFYTGKLKFVDTAGRIEKFKNKFASGYSSLQRNKKKEPEPVGQSAEA, encoded by the coding sequence ATGAAAAAAGGCATCCACCCAAAATACGTGACGACCGTGGTCAAATGCGGCTGCGGAAACACCTTTACTACGCGCAGCACCGTGGCGGAAATGAAGGTCGACATTTGCAATGCTTGCCACCCCTTCTATACGGGCAAGCTGAAATTTGTGGACACTGCCGGACGAATCGAGAAGTTCAAGAATAAATTCGCCAGTGGCTATTCCAGCTTGCAAAGGAACAAGAAAAAAGAACCCGAGCCGGTGGGCCAATCTGCTGAGGCTTAG